A region of Arvicanthis niloticus isolate mArvNil1 chromosome 18, mArvNil1.pat.X, whole genome shotgun sequence DNA encodes the following proteins:
- the Carmil2 gene encoding capping protein, Arp2/3 and myosin-I linker protein 2 isoform X6, with the protein MAQTPDGISCELRDEITRFLWPKEAELLLKTWLPQEGAEQSHILALLRWRAYLLHTCLPLRVDCTFSYLEVQAMALQETPPRVTFELESLPKLVLEFPGVAALEQLAQHVAAAIKKVFPRSTLGKLFRKPTPSSLLARLERSHPLESTVPSSPCGGFLETYEALCDYNGFPFREEIQWVRDVDTIYSRQGCRHFCLGDFRHLGSRDLALSVAALSYNLWFRRLSCVDMKLSLEVSEQILHMTSQSSYLEELVLETCGLRGDFVRRLAQALAGHFNSGLRELSLSGNLLDDRGMAALSRHLEHCPGALRRLNLAQTGLTPRGMRALGRALATNATFDSTLTHLDLSGNPGALGASQDSGGLYTFLSRPNVLAYLNLAGTDIALGTLFTALSGGCCSSLTHLEASRNIFSRTKSQAAPAALQCFLGGARMLRHLGLAGCKLPPEALRALLDGLALNTQIRDLHLDLSACELRSVGAQVIQDLVCDAGALSSLDLSDNGFGSDMVTLVLAIGRSRSLKHVALGRNFNVRCKETLDDVLHRIVQLIQDDDCPLQSLSVAESRLKQGANVLIRALGSNPKLTVLDISGNAIGDAGAKMLAKALRVNTRLRSVIWDRNNTSALGLLDVAQALEQNHSLKSMPLPLNDVTQAHRSRPELTAQAVHQIQACLWRNNRADSTSDLKPCLQPLGLISDHSEQEVNELCQSVQEHVELLGCGAGPQGEIAVHQAEDAVQNANFSLSILPVLYEAGSSPSHHWQLQQKLEGLLGQVGEICRQDIQDFTQTTLDTTRSLCPQMLQRPGWREQIEGVLVGSGGLPELLPEHLLQDAFTRLRDMRLSITGTLAESIVAQALAGLHAARDRLVESLAQQAPVTVAPAVPPVSGDELSPLEPGGLEELFFPTEEEEEREKVDGSSWKWLEPGNCFHLVPSLRGAAEEAERDPELAAPGEDAEPQAGPSARGSPSPAAPGPPAGPLPRMDLPPSGQPLRHPTRARPRPRRQHHHRPPPGGPQVAPALLQEGNGLTARVDEGVEEFFSKRLIQQERLWAPEEDPATEGGTTPVPRTLRKKLGTLFAFKKPRSTRGPRPDLETSPGAAARARKTTLGDLLRPPARPGRGEEPGGAEGGTSSPDPARRNRPRYTRESKAYSMILLPAEEEAAVGTRPDKRRPLERGETELAPSFEQRVQVMLQRIGVSRGSGGAESKRKQSKEGEIKKAGSDGDIMDSSTETPPISIKSRTHSVSADPSCRPGPGGQGPESATWKTLGQQLNAELRGRGWGQQDGPGPPSPCPSPSPRRTSPSPDVLSLPEDPCLGPRNEDGQLRPRPLSAGRRAVSVHEDQLQAPAERPLRLQRSPVLKRRPKLEAPPSPSLGESGQGPVGKMARLLTTSLEFSLSISLHRLWPWDQASSFIPHRTLQP; encoded by the exons ATGGCTCAGACCCCAGACGGCATATCCTGTGAACTGCGAG ACGAGATCACCAGGTTCCTGTGGCCCAAGGAGGCGGAGCTGCTGTTGAAAACCTGGCTTCCCCAGGAGGGTGCTGAGCAGAGTCATATCCTG GCACTGCTTCGATGGAGGGCATATTTGCTGCACACCTGCCTTCCCCTGAGG GTGGACTGCACATTCAGCTACCTGGAGGTCCAGGCCATGGCTCTGCAGGAAACACCTCCTCGG GTCACCTTTGAGCTGGAGTCCCTGCCTAAACTGGTCCTGGAGTTTCCTGGTGTGGCTGCCCTAGAACAGCTGGCTCAGCATGTGGCTGCTGCCATCAAAAAGGTCTTCCCTCGCTCAACCCTTGG GAAGCTCTTCCGGAAGCCCACACCCTCCTCACTGCTGGCTCGACTGGAGAGAAGCCATCCCTTAGAGTCCACAGTACCCAGCAGTCCGTGTG GTGGCTTCTTGGAGACATATGAAGCTCTGTGTGACTACAATGGCTTCCCATTCCGAGAGGAGATTCAGTGGGTGAGG GATGTGGACACTATCTACAGTCGTCAAGGCTGCCGCCATTTCTGCCTTGGAGATTTCAGACACCTTGGCAGCCG AGACCTGGCCTTGAGTGTAGCTGCCTTATCTTATAACCTGTGGTTCCGGCGCCTCTCCTGCGTGGACATGAAGCTG AGCCTGGAGGTCTCGGAACAAATTCTGCACATGACAAGTCAATCTTCCTATTTGGAGGAGCTGGTACTGGAGACCTGCGGTCTGAGAGG AGACTTCGTTAGGCGACTAGCCCAGGCACTGGCAGGACATTTTAATTCTGGCCTTCGGGAACTCAGCCTGTCTGGGAACTTGCTGGATGACAGAG GTATGGCTGCACTCAGCAGACACCTAGAGCATTGTCCAGGAGCCTTGAGGAGACTCAACCTAGCACAGACAGGGTTGACACCTCGAG gAATGAGAGCTCTAGGCAGGGCACTGGCAACGAATGCCACTTTTGACTCTACCCTGACCCACCTGGATCTTTCTGGGAACCCTGGGGCACTGGGAGCCTCACAGGATAGTGGG GGCCTGTATACTTTCCTAAGCCGTCCTAACGTTCTGGCATATTTGAATCTTGCGGGCACTGATATCGCTCTAGGCACG CTCTTCACAGCGCTATCTGGTGGCTGCTGCTCCAGCCTCACCCATCTCGAAGCTTCGAGGAATATCTTCTCTCGCAC GAAGTCCCAAGCGGCGCCAGCCGCGCTGCAATGTTTCCTTGGAGGTGCCAGGATGCTGCGGCACCTGGGCCTGGCCGGCTGTAAGCTGCCACCGGAAGCGCTCAG GGCCCTTCTAGATGGTCTCGCACTCAACACTCAGATCCGTGATCTGCACCTAGATCTCAGCGCATGTGAG CTGCGCTCTGTGGGTGCCCAGGTGATACAAGACTTAGTTTGTGATGCAGGCGCTTTGAGTTCCTTGGATCTGTCGGATAATG GCTTTGGCTCAGACATGGTGACTCTGGTGCTTGCCATCGGGAGGAGCCGGTCTCTGAAACACGTGGCCCTTGGAAGGAACTTCAACGTTCGGTGCAA GGAGACTCTGGATGACGTCCTGCACCGGATAGTCCAGCTCATACAGGATGATGACTGT CCTTTGCAGTCTCTATCAGTGGCTGAGTCACGTTTGAAGCAGGGTGCCAACGTCCTGATCCGGGCTTTGGGCAGCAATCCTAAACTGACAGTCCTGGATATCAGTGGCAATGCCATAGGGGATGCTGGCGCCAAGATGCTAGCCAAGGCTCTACGAGTCAACACTAGGCTACG GTCTGTGATCTGGGACCGAAACAACACATCTGCTCTGGGCCTGCTGGATGTGGCACAAGCCCTGGAACAGAACCACAGCCTGAAGTCCATGCCGCTGCCTTTGAATGATGTAACACAGGCCCATCGCAGCCGCCCAGAACTAACAGCTCAAGCAGTCCATCAG ATCCAAGCCTGTCTCTGGAGGAACAACCGGGCAGACTCTACTTCTGACCTCAAGCCCTGCCTTCAGCCCTTGGGTCTGATTTCAGACCACTCAGAGCAG GAGGTGAATGAGCTATGCCAGTCAGTACAGGAGCACGTGGAGCTGCTGGGCTGCGGGGCTGGGCCCCAGGGTGAGATTGCTGTGCACCAGGCTGAGGATGCCGTCCAGAATGCCAACTTCTCTCTCAGT ATCCTTCCTGTTCTGTATGAGGCTGGGAGCTCGCCAAGCCATCACTGGCAGCTGCAACAAAAGCTGGAGGGCCTCTTGGGTCAGGTGGGCGAGATCTGCCGCCAGGACATCCAG GACTTCACTCAGACCACACTGGATACCACCAGGAGCCTCTGCCCACAGATGTTGCAGAGACCTGGCTGGAGGGAGCAAATAGAGGGGGTGCTGGTGGGCTCCGGGGGCCTCCCAGAACTGCTTCCAGAACATCTGCTGCAAGATGCCTTTACTAGGCTAAG GGACATGCgcctgtcaatcacagggacccTAGCAGAGAGCATTGTGGCTCAGGCTCTTGCAGGTCTTCATGCAGCCCGAGATCGACTG GTGGAGAGTCTAGCTCAGCAGGCACCAGTGACAGTGGCCCCTGCTGTACCACCAGTGAGTGGAGATGAGCTCAGCCCCCTTGAGCCTGGGGGGTTGGAAGAGCTTTTCTTTCCCacggaggaggaagaggagagagaaaag GTTGATGGTTCTTCATGGAAATGGCTTGAACCCGGTAATTGTTTTCACCTGGTCCCCTCCCTTCGTG GTGCCGCTGAGGAAGCAGAACGGGACCCCGAGCTGGCAGCTCCTGGGGAAGATGCGGAGCCGCAGGCTGGGCCGTCTGCACGCGGCTCTCCAAGCCCCGCCGCCCCGGGGCCACCCGCCGGCCCTCTGCCTCGCATGGACCTACCACCCTCCGGGCAACCCCTACGCCATCCGACCCGAGCCCGGCCGAGGCCACGTCGCCagcaccaccaccgcccgccgCCGGGGGGCCCCCAG GTGGCCCCAGCCCTGCTTCAAGAAGGGAATGGGCTCACTGCGCGTGTGGATGAGGGTGTGGAGGAATTCTTCTCCAAAAGGCTGATCCAGCAGGAACGCCT CTGggccccagaggaggatccagcCACTGAGGGTGGTACCACTCCTGTTCCCCGCACACTTCGAAAGAAGCTGGGTACCCTCTTTGCCTTTAAGAAACCTCGTTCAACAAGGGGTCCACGACCTGATTTAGAGACCAGCCCTGGAGCAGCAGCTCGTGCCAGAAAAACCACACTTGGGGATCTGCTTCGACCACCAGCCCGTCCAGGCCGTGGTGAGGAGCCTGGAGGGGCAGAAGGCGGCACCAGCAGCCCTGACCCTGCTCGCAGAAATCGGCCTCGTTACACACGGGAAAGCAAGGCCTACTCCATGATACTGCTACCTGCTGAGGAGGAAGCAGCAGTGGGTACAAGACCTGATAAG AGGCGGCCTCTGGAACGGGGAGAGACAGAACTGGCTCCGTCTTTTGAGCAGCGGGTCCAAGTGATGCTGCAGAGGATTGGCGTGAGCCGGGGCAGTGGGGGTGCCGAAAGCAAGAGGAAGCAA AGCAAAGAGGGCGAGATCAAGAAAGCAGGCTCTGATG GTGACATCATGGACAGTTCCACAGAGACCCCTCCCATCTCAATTAAGTCCCGTACCCATTCTGTATCTGCTG ATCCCTCATGTAGACCTGGGCCAGGGGGCCAGGGGCCCGAGTCTGCCACCTGGAAGACACTGGGGCAGCAGCTGAATGCAGAGCTCAGAGGCCGTGGTTGGGGCCAACAGGATGGTCCAGGCCCCCCCTCCCCATGTCCCAGCCCAAGTCCTCGAAGAACCAGCCCCTCTCCAGACGTCCTGAGTCTCCCGGAGGACCCCTGCTTGGGTCCTAGGAATGAAG ATGGCCAGCTGAGGCCGAGGCCTCTCTCGGCAGGCCGGCGAGCAGTGTCTGTGCATGAGGACCAGCTCCAGGCCCCTGCCG AACGGCCCCTTCGGCTGCAGCGCTCTCCTGTCCTCAAGCGTAGGCCGAAGCTCGAGGCACCCCCATCCCCAAGCTTAGGTGAGAGTGGGCAAGGGCCAGTTGGGAAGATGGCAAGACTGCTCACCACAAGCCTAgagttttctctctccatctcccttcacAGGCTCTGGCCTTGGGACCAGGCCTCTTCCTTCATTCCCCACAGAACCCTGCAGCCCTGA
- the Carmil2 gene encoding capping protein, Arp2/3 and myosin-I linker protein 2 isoform X4 produces the protein MAQTPDGISCELRDEITRFLWPKEAELLLKTWLPQEGAEQSHILALLRWRAYLLHTCLPLRVDCTFSYLEVQAMALQETPPRVTFELESLPKLVLEFPGVAALEQLAQHVAAAIKKVFPRSTLGKLFRKPTPSSLLARLERSHPLESTVPSSPCGGFLETYEALCDYNGFPFREEIQWDVDTIYSRQGCRHFCLGDFRHLGSRDLALSVAALSYNLWFRRLSCVDMKLSLEVSEQILHMTSQSSYLEELVLETCGLRGDFVRRLAQALAGHFNSGLRELSLSGNLLDDRGMAALSRHLEHCPGALRRLNLAQTGLTPRGMRALGRALATNATFDSTLTHLDLSGNPGALGASQDSGGLYTFLSRPNVLAYLNLAGTDIALGTVRVWSWGMFGRAWLCQSRVGYRAECSRESQGFWKVITNTVFLQLFTALSGGCCSSLTHLEASRNIFSRTKSQAAPAALQCFLGGARMLRHLGLAGCKLPPEALRALLDGLALNTQIRDLHLDLSACELRSVGAQVIQDLVCDAGALSSLDLSDNGFGSDMVTLVLAIGRSRSLKHVALGRNFNVRCKETLDDVLHRIVQLIQDDDCPLQSLSVAESRLKQGANVLIRALGSNPKLTVLDISGNAIGDAGAKMLAKALRVNTRLRSVIWDRNNTSALGLLDVAQALEQNHSLKSMPLPLNDVTQAHRSRPELTAQAVHQIQACLWRNNRADSTSDLKPCLQPLGLISDHSEQEVNELCQSVQEHVELLGCGAGPQGEIAVHQAEDAVQNANFSLSILPVLYEAGSSPSHHWQLQQKLEGLLGQVGEICRQDIQDFTQTTLDTTRSLCPQMLQRPGWREQIEGVLVGSGGLPELLPEHLLQDAFTRLRDMRLSITGTLAESIVAQALAGLHAARDRLVESLAQQAPVTVAPAVPPVSGDELSPLEPGGLEELFFPTEEEEEREKVDGSSWKWLEPGNCFHLVPSLRGAAEEAERDPELAAPGEDAEPQAGPSARGSPSPAAPGPPAGPLPRMDLPPSGQPLRHPTRARPRPRRQHHHRPPPGGPQVAPALLQEGNGLTARVDEGVEEFFSKRLIQQERLWAPEEDPATEGGTTPVPRTLRKKLGTLFAFKKPRSTRGPRPDLETSPGAAARARKTTLGDLLRPPARPGRGEEPGGAEGGTSSPDPARRNRPRYTRESKAYSMILLPAEEEAAVGTRPDKRRPLERGETELAPSFEQRVQVMLQRIGVSRGSGGAESKRKQSKEGEIKKAGSDGDIMDSSTETPPISIKSRTHSVSADPSCRPGPGGQGPESATWKTLGQQLNAELRGRGWGQQDGPGPPSPCPSPSPRRTSPSPDVLSLPEDPCLGPRNEERPLRLQRSPVLKRRPKLEAPPSPSLGESGQGPVGKMARLLTTSLEFSLSISLHRLWPWDQASSFIPHRTLQP, from the exons ATGGCTCAGACCCCAGACGGCATATCCTGTGAACTGCGAG ACGAGATCACCAGGTTCCTGTGGCCCAAGGAGGCGGAGCTGCTGTTGAAAACCTGGCTTCCCCAGGAGGGTGCTGAGCAGAGTCATATCCTG GCACTGCTTCGATGGAGGGCATATTTGCTGCACACCTGCCTTCCCCTGAGG GTGGACTGCACATTCAGCTACCTGGAGGTCCAGGCCATGGCTCTGCAGGAAACACCTCCTCGG GTCACCTTTGAGCTGGAGTCCCTGCCTAAACTGGTCCTGGAGTTTCCTGGTGTGGCTGCCCTAGAACAGCTGGCTCAGCATGTGGCTGCTGCCATCAAAAAGGTCTTCCCTCGCTCAACCCTTGG GAAGCTCTTCCGGAAGCCCACACCCTCCTCACTGCTGGCTCGACTGGAGAGAAGCCATCCCTTAGAGTCCACAGTACCCAGCAGTCCGTGTG GTGGCTTCTTGGAGACATATGAAGCTCTGTGTGACTACAATGGCTTCCCATTCCGAGAGGAGATTCAGTGG GATGTGGACACTATCTACAGTCGTCAAGGCTGCCGCCATTTCTGCCTTGGAGATTTCAGACACCTTGGCAGCCG AGACCTGGCCTTGAGTGTAGCTGCCTTATCTTATAACCTGTGGTTCCGGCGCCTCTCCTGCGTGGACATGAAGCTG AGCCTGGAGGTCTCGGAACAAATTCTGCACATGACAAGTCAATCTTCCTATTTGGAGGAGCTGGTACTGGAGACCTGCGGTCTGAGAGG AGACTTCGTTAGGCGACTAGCCCAGGCACTGGCAGGACATTTTAATTCTGGCCTTCGGGAACTCAGCCTGTCTGGGAACTTGCTGGATGACAGAG GTATGGCTGCACTCAGCAGACACCTAGAGCATTGTCCAGGAGCCTTGAGGAGACTCAACCTAGCACAGACAGGGTTGACACCTCGAG gAATGAGAGCTCTAGGCAGGGCACTGGCAACGAATGCCACTTTTGACTCTACCCTGACCCACCTGGATCTTTCTGGGAACCCTGGGGCACTGGGAGCCTCACAGGATAGTGGG GGCCTGTATACTTTCCTAAGCCGTCCTAACGTTCTGGCATATTTGAATCTTGCGGGCACTGATATCGCTCTAGGCACGGTGAGAGTGTGGTCATGGGGGATGTTTGGTAGGGCTTGGCTGTGCCAGAGCAGGGTAGGATACAGAGCAGAGTGTAGCAGAGAAAGCCAGGGCTTCTGGAAGGTTATCACTAATACCGTCTTCCTTCAGCTCTTCACAGCGCTATCTGGTGGCTGCTGCTCCAGCCTCACCCATCTCGAAGCTTCGAGGAATATCTTCTCTCGCAC GAAGTCCCAAGCGGCGCCAGCCGCGCTGCAATGTTTCCTTGGAGGTGCCAGGATGCTGCGGCACCTGGGCCTGGCCGGCTGTAAGCTGCCACCGGAAGCGCTCAG GGCCCTTCTAGATGGTCTCGCACTCAACACTCAGATCCGTGATCTGCACCTAGATCTCAGCGCATGTGAG CTGCGCTCTGTGGGTGCCCAGGTGATACAAGACTTAGTTTGTGATGCAGGCGCTTTGAGTTCCTTGGATCTGTCGGATAATG GCTTTGGCTCAGACATGGTGACTCTGGTGCTTGCCATCGGGAGGAGCCGGTCTCTGAAACACGTGGCCCTTGGAAGGAACTTCAACGTTCGGTGCAA GGAGACTCTGGATGACGTCCTGCACCGGATAGTCCAGCTCATACAGGATGATGACTGT CCTTTGCAGTCTCTATCAGTGGCTGAGTCACGTTTGAAGCAGGGTGCCAACGTCCTGATCCGGGCTTTGGGCAGCAATCCTAAACTGACAGTCCTGGATATCAGTGGCAATGCCATAGGGGATGCTGGCGCCAAGATGCTAGCCAAGGCTCTACGAGTCAACACTAGGCTACG GTCTGTGATCTGGGACCGAAACAACACATCTGCTCTGGGCCTGCTGGATGTGGCACAAGCCCTGGAACAGAACCACAGCCTGAAGTCCATGCCGCTGCCTTTGAATGATGTAACACAGGCCCATCGCAGCCGCCCAGAACTAACAGCTCAAGCAGTCCATCAG ATCCAAGCCTGTCTCTGGAGGAACAACCGGGCAGACTCTACTTCTGACCTCAAGCCCTGCCTTCAGCCCTTGGGTCTGATTTCAGACCACTCAGAGCAG GAGGTGAATGAGCTATGCCAGTCAGTACAGGAGCACGTGGAGCTGCTGGGCTGCGGGGCTGGGCCCCAGGGTGAGATTGCTGTGCACCAGGCTGAGGATGCCGTCCAGAATGCCAACTTCTCTCTCAGT ATCCTTCCTGTTCTGTATGAGGCTGGGAGCTCGCCAAGCCATCACTGGCAGCTGCAACAAAAGCTGGAGGGCCTCTTGGGTCAGGTGGGCGAGATCTGCCGCCAGGACATCCAG GACTTCACTCAGACCACACTGGATACCACCAGGAGCCTCTGCCCACAGATGTTGCAGAGACCTGGCTGGAGGGAGCAAATAGAGGGGGTGCTGGTGGGCTCCGGGGGCCTCCCAGAACTGCTTCCAGAACATCTGCTGCAAGATGCCTTTACTAGGCTAAG GGACATGCgcctgtcaatcacagggacccTAGCAGAGAGCATTGTGGCTCAGGCTCTTGCAGGTCTTCATGCAGCCCGAGATCGACTG GTGGAGAGTCTAGCTCAGCAGGCACCAGTGACAGTGGCCCCTGCTGTACCACCAGTGAGTGGAGATGAGCTCAGCCCCCTTGAGCCTGGGGGGTTGGAAGAGCTTTTCTTTCCCacggaggaggaagaggagagagaaaag GTTGATGGTTCTTCATGGAAATGGCTTGAACCCGGTAATTGTTTTCACCTGGTCCCCTCCCTTCGTG GTGCCGCTGAGGAAGCAGAACGGGACCCCGAGCTGGCAGCTCCTGGGGAAGATGCGGAGCCGCAGGCTGGGCCGTCTGCACGCGGCTCTCCAAGCCCCGCCGCCCCGGGGCCACCCGCCGGCCCTCTGCCTCGCATGGACCTACCACCCTCCGGGCAACCCCTACGCCATCCGACCCGAGCCCGGCCGAGGCCACGTCGCCagcaccaccaccgcccgccgCCGGGGGGCCCCCAG GTGGCCCCAGCCCTGCTTCAAGAAGGGAATGGGCTCACTGCGCGTGTGGATGAGGGTGTGGAGGAATTCTTCTCCAAAAGGCTGATCCAGCAGGAACGCCT CTGggccccagaggaggatccagcCACTGAGGGTGGTACCACTCCTGTTCCCCGCACACTTCGAAAGAAGCTGGGTACCCTCTTTGCCTTTAAGAAACCTCGTTCAACAAGGGGTCCACGACCTGATTTAGAGACCAGCCCTGGAGCAGCAGCTCGTGCCAGAAAAACCACACTTGGGGATCTGCTTCGACCACCAGCCCGTCCAGGCCGTGGTGAGGAGCCTGGAGGGGCAGAAGGCGGCACCAGCAGCCCTGACCCTGCTCGCAGAAATCGGCCTCGTTACACACGGGAAAGCAAGGCCTACTCCATGATACTGCTACCTGCTGAGGAGGAAGCAGCAGTGGGTACAAGACCTGATAAG AGGCGGCCTCTGGAACGGGGAGAGACAGAACTGGCTCCGTCTTTTGAGCAGCGGGTCCAAGTGATGCTGCAGAGGATTGGCGTGAGCCGGGGCAGTGGGGGTGCCGAAAGCAAGAGGAAGCAA AGCAAAGAGGGCGAGATCAAGAAAGCAGGCTCTGATG GTGACATCATGGACAGTTCCACAGAGACCCCTCCCATCTCAATTAAGTCCCGTACCCATTCTGTATCTGCTG ATCCCTCATGTAGACCTGGGCCAGGGGGCCAGGGGCCCGAGTCTGCCACCTGGAAGACACTGGGGCAGCAGCTGAATGCAGAGCTCAGAGGCCGTGGTTGGGGCCAACAGGATGGTCCAGGCCCCCCCTCCCCATGTCCCAGCCCAAGTCCTCGAAGAACCAGCCCCTCTCCAGACGTCCTGAGTCTCCCGGAGGACCCCTGCTTGGGTCCTAGGAATGAAG AACGGCCCCTTCGGCTGCAGCGCTCTCCTGTCCTCAAGCGTAGGCCGAAGCTCGAGGCACCCCCATCCCCAAGCTTAGGTGAGAGTGGGCAAGGGCCAGTTGGGAAGATGGCAAGACTGCTCACCACAAGCCTAgagttttctctctccatctcccttcacAGGCTCTGGCCTTGGGACCAGGCCTCTTCCTTCATTCCCCACAGAACCCTGCAGCCCTGA